CCGGGCCGCCGCGTCGAGCAGCGCCCGTCGCACCTCCTCGCGTGGAGGCCGGCGTCGCTGCGGCGTGGGCTCGGTTGACATCGACGGTTACGATACCCGTGAGTATCCGATACCGATCGGTATCCAGCCACCACCCGACACAGCAGGGGGTCCGATGAGCGTCGCGTCACGGGTCGAGAGCGAGGTCGCCGCCGCGCTGCGGTGGGGGCTGGGGCACGCGCTGCCCCGCACGGCGATCGCCGGGTCGGCCCGCCGGGGCGACCTGCACGGCCGGCTCATCATGGCCACGAGCCAGAGCGACGAGACGCCGCTGGCGCTGTTCGACGAGATCCGGGCCGACGGACCGATGCACCGCGCGAAGTTCGCCTACGTGACCGCCTCCCAGCCGCTGGTGCGCGAGGTGCTGTCGAGCAACGACGTCCACGCGGGCGTCTCCTTCGGGGCCACCGGGCCGATCGCGCGCCTCGGCGCCTGGGCCGGGCGGCGCGCACCCACCGGGCCGCTGACCCCGCCGTCGCTGCTGGTCACCGAACCGCCCGACCACACCCGCTACCGCCGGCTCACCACCCGCGTGTTCAGCGCGCGCGCCGTGCAGGGCCTGCGCGCCCGCACCGAGGAGATCGCAGCGGGCCTGCTCGACGACCTGGCCGCCGACGCCGCCGCGGGCCGACCGGTCGACCTGGTGGAGCGCTACTGCGCGCTGCTGCCGGTGACCGTGATCGCGGAGATCCTCGGCGTCCCGCCCGAGGACCGCGGCCGGGTGCTCGACTTCGGCTCGGGGGCGGCGCCCAGCCTCGACCTCGGCCTGCCGTGGCGACGGTTCCGCGAGGTGGAGGCGTCGCTGACGGCCTTCGAGGCGTGGCTCGACGACCACCTGGCCGACGTGCGACGCGACCCCGGGGACGACCTGCTCAGCCAGCTGGTGACGGCGCGCGACGACCAGGGTCGCGGCCTGACCGACGCGGAGCTGCGCTCCACGGCCGGGCTGGTGCTGGCGGCCGGGTTCGAGACCACGGTCAACCTGCTCGGCAACGGCCTGGTGCTGCTGCACGAGCACCCCGACCAGCTCGCGCTGCTGCGCGAGCGACCCGACCTGTGGCCCAACGCCGTCGACGAGGTGCTCCGCGTCGACCCGCCGGTGCTGCTGACCGGGCGGACGGTGCAGCGCGACACCACCTTCGCCGGGACGCGGGTGCCGCGGGGCGCCGTGGTCACGGCGCTGCTGGCCGGGGCCAACCGCGACCCCGAGGTCTTCACCGACCCCGACCGCTTCGACGTCGCGCGGGAGAACGCCTCTGACCACGTGTCGTTCTCGTCGGGCCGCCACTACTGCCTGGGGGCCGCCCTGGCACGCATGGAGGGCGAGGTCGGGCTGCGGGCGGTCGTGGAGCGCCACCCCGACCTCGAGCTCGTGGCCGGGGCCGAGCGGCGCAGCACCCGGATCCTGCGCGGGTGGTCGGTGCTGCCGGCCCGGCTCAGCGGCGGGCGCGCCGCTGGCGCAGCTGCTCCAGCGCCTGCCTGATGCGCGCCTGGTTCTCGGGCTTGCGGGCCTCGTCGTAGACCTTCTTGGCCAGGCCGATCGTGGCGGCGGTCTTCATGATCTTCATGGGCGCCCCATACCCGCCCGCCGCGATCCCTACCGCGAGGGCCGGTCTGTCCACAGGGATGTCAACAGGCTGTTGATGCCGGCCGGGTGGTCCATGATGGGCGCGTGAGCGGCCCGGTGCTGATCGTCTTCGTGCTGGTGGTCGGCAGCCGCTTCCTGGTGCCGCTGCTGATCCCGCGCTTCCCGCTCCCCGCGATCGTCGCCTCGCTGGTGCTCGACGCGGTCGACCAGACGGTGTTCCAGAGCCTCGGCTACGACCCACCGGGCTACCAGGGCTACGACAAGGCGACGGACGTCTACTACCTGGCCATCGCCTACCTCGCGACGATGCGCAACTGGGAGTCGCTGCCGGCCTTCCGGGTGGCCCGGTTCCTCTACTTCTACCGGCTCGTGGGCGTGGTCGCCTTCGAGCTCCTGCAGGCACGGCCGCTGCTGCTGCTGTTCCCCAACACGTTCGAGTACTTCTTCATCGCCTACGAGGTGGTGCGCTC
This genomic interval from Nocardioides scoriae contains the following:
- a CDS encoding cytochrome P450, whose protein sequence is MSVASRVESEVAAALRWGLGHALPRTAIAGSARRGDLHGRLIMATSQSDETPLALFDEIRADGPMHRAKFAYVTASQPLVREVLSSNDVHAGVSFGATGPIARLGAWAGRRAPTGPLTPPSLLVTEPPDHTRYRRLTTRVFSARAVQGLRARTEEIAAGLLDDLAADAAAGRPVDLVERYCALLPVTVIAEILGVPPEDRGRVLDFGSGAAPSLDLGLPWRRFREVEASLTAFEAWLDDHLADVRRDPGDDLLSQLVTARDDQGRGLTDAELRSTAGLVLAAGFETTVNLLGNGLVLLHEHPDQLALLRERPDLWPNAVDEVLRVDPPVLLTGRTVQRDTTFAGTRVPRGAVVTALLAGANRDPEVFTDPDRFDVARENASDHVSFSSGRHYCLGAALARMEGEVGLRAVVERHPDLELVAGAERRSTRILRGWSVLPARLSGGRAAGAAAPAPA